The following nucleotide sequence is from Pedobacter sp. PACM 27299.
GCTGGTGATGTTGCTGGTCCTCTGATCAATAGAAATGCGATTAAAGCGGAATTCAACACGGCTAATGCCCGTCAGCTTCAGGCGATGTACAACTATGAACGCAGTATTTTAAATGCGTATCTGGAGGTTTCTAACCAGCTTTCCAAGATCGGCAACCTGGAAAAAAGCTATGATTTGAAATCACAGCAGGTAGATGCGCTGAACAAGTCAATCGTAGTTTCAAATGATCTGTTTAAGTCGGCCAGAGTGAATTATTTTGAAGTCTTAATGACACAAAGAGATGCCCTGGAATCTAAATTAGAACTGATAGAAACTAAAAAGGAACAACTGAATGCGGTAGTCCACTTTTATAGGGATTTAGGCGGAGGCTGGAAATAATGATGAATTAATTCAAGGTTTTTAAAGCAGCAGAACGGCTCCGGATGATGTACATTCGGGGCCGTTTTTGTTTACCTTTACACCCGATATGCAATTGCCTCCTCATATTTCTGTTCAGGGTTTGGTAAAACACTACCTGGTATTAAGTCGGCAGACTTCTACACAGCAGTTATACCGGATGTTTTCTGACGGGAATCCAGGCATGGTTTTTCATTTGAAAGATCAGCTGCTGCAATGGGATGAAGTCCATCTGAATCCTCAATTACAGCCCCGGAGTTTTGTTTACGGGCAGCTCAGCCATTACAATACGATTGCTTCCAGCGGAAACTTAAGCATGATTGTAGTCGTTTTACAGCCCCAGGTATTGTTTACTCATTTCCACATTCCAGCTGAGGAGTTAAAAGACCATACCCTTCCCCTGGTCGATTTATTTGGGCAGGAAGCCCAGGATCTGGAAGAGCAGGTCATTTCTGCAGCTTCAATAGAGCTGGCCATCGGTCACATTGAAAAGCTGCTCAGGAAAAGAATGATGGAGTCCAGTGATCTGAATACCGACATCAGCATGGCCATGAAGGTAATTTATCAGCATCATGGCATCATCAGCATTGATCAGTTACTGCAAATCCTGCCAGTAACGGAAAAGCAATTGGAACGTAAATTCAGGGAGCATATTGGGATCAGCCCTAAAAGATTTGCAGACACGATTAAGTTTCAGCATTTCCTGAAACTCCTGCAAAAGCAATCCGGCAAAGGCAAAAT
It contains:
- a CDS encoding helix-turn-helix domain-containing protein, producing MQLPPHISVQGLVKHYLVLSRQTSTQQLYRMFSDGNPGMVFHLKDQLLQWDEVHLNPQLQPRSFVYGQLSHYNTIASSGNLSMIVVVLQPQVLFTHFHIPAEELKDHTLPLVDLFGQEAQDLEEQVISAASIELAIGHIEKLLRKRMMESSDLNTDISMAMKVIYQHHGIISIDQLLQILPVTEKQLERKFREHIGISPKRFADTIKFQHFLKLLQKQSGKGKISELIYASGYYDQAHLNNNFKKMTGLSPRQYKHSQQLLAINLMAV